Proteins encoded in a region of the Flavobacterium sp. PMTSA4 genome:
- a CDS encoding glycoside hydrolase family 30 protein, translating into MKKINLITLLITTIVFSQQKKINQPSFSTKGKTITVYTTTGDSDIKLTKTDELSFKELNQPLETQTCVFVNPNKKFQTFIGIGGAITDASAEVYAKLSDEAQKEFLQAYFSKQNGIGYSLIRTNMNSCDFGSDSYTYIEEGDKELKTFNIEHDRRFKLPLIKKALNLIGKDATFYFSPWSPPAFMKSNNSMLKGGKLLTEYKQSWANYYVKYIQELQKEGIPVWGLTIQNEPMAVQTWESCIYTAEDERDFLKKYLGPTLKKAGFGDKKITVWDHNRDLMVQRASTILDDPEASKYVWGLGFHWYETWSGGAQMFDNVAKVKEMYPSVNLMFTEGCVEKFNAERYNFWGNAERYGKSMINDFNNGTVAWTDWNILLDENGGPNHVKNFCFAPVHADLKSGKLIFTPSFYVIGHFSKFIEKGAKRIATSASRSQIISTSFLNPDGKMVTVVLNQSDEKVLYNICIGNTAAEVTIQPKSIQTLIY; encoded by the coding sequence ATGAAAAAAATAAATCTAATAACGCTATTAATAACAACAATCGTTTTTTCTCAGCAAAAAAAGATAAACCAACCATCTTTTTCAACAAAAGGAAAAACAATAACTGTTTATACAACAACTGGTGATAGTGATATAAAATTGACAAAAACAGATGAGTTAAGTTTTAAAGAATTAAACCAGCCATTAGAAACTCAGACATGTGTTTTTGTTAATCCAAATAAAAAATTTCAAACCTTTATCGGTATTGGAGGAGCTATTACTGATGCCAGCGCAGAGGTTTACGCAAAATTATCAGATGAAGCTCAAAAAGAATTTTTGCAAGCCTATTTTTCGAAACAAAACGGAATTGGCTACTCATTGATTCGCACTAATATGAATAGCTGTGATTTTGGTTCTGATTCTTATACCTATATTGAAGAAGGAGATAAAGAGTTAAAAACTTTTAATATAGAACATGATAGAAGGTTCAAATTGCCTTTAATTAAAAAAGCTTTAAACCTTATCGGAAAAGATGCTACTTTTTACTTTAGTCCTTGGTCGCCTCCAGCATTTATGAAATCTAATAATTCAATGCTCAAAGGAGGAAAGCTACTAACAGAGTACAAACAATCTTGGGCAAATTATTATGTTAAATATATTCAAGAATTGCAAAAAGAAGGAATCCCTGTTTGGGGTTTAACGATTCAAAATGAACCTATGGCAGTTCAAACATGGGAATCATGCATCTACACTGCAGAAGATGAAAGAGATTTTTTGAAAAAGTATCTTGGACCAACATTAAAAAAAGCTGGTTTTGGTGATAAAAAAATAACTGTTTGGGATCACAATCGTGATTTAATGGTTCAACGTGCTTCAACAATATTAGACGATCCTGAAGCTTCAAAGTATGTTTGGGGATTAGGTTTTCATTGGTATGAAACTTGGAGTGGTGGAGCACAAATGTTTGACAATGTTGCAAAAGTAAAAGAAATGTATCCATCAGTAAATTTAATGTTTACTGAAGGTTGTGTCGAAAAGTTTAATGCAGAACGATACAATTTTTGGGGTAACGCTGAACGCTATGGGAAATCAATGATAAATGACTTCAATAACGGAACTGTTGCTTGGACTGATTGGAACATTCTGTTAGATGAAAATGGCGGTCCAAATCATGTTAAGAATTTTTGTTTTGCTCCAGTTCATGCAGATCTTAAATCGGGTAAATTAATTTTTACACCTTCTTTTTATGTAATTGGTCATTTTTCAAAATTTATTGAGAAAGGAGCAAAAAGAATTGCTACTTCCGCAAGTAGAAGTCAAATAATAAGCACTTCTTTTTTAAATCCAGATGGTAAAATGGTTACAGTTGTTTTGAATCAAAGCGATGAAAAAGTTCTCTATAACATTTGTATAGGAAACACAGCAGCCGAAGTTACTATTCAACCTAAATCTATTCAGACACTGATCTATTAA
- a CDS encoding cellulase family glycosylhydrolase, giving the protein MFSSCFHYLNSKLNWLLLIILTATTTSFSQGFLHQEQQKIVNGNGDNIILRGLGLGGWMVQEGYMLKTDGFAGPQTKIREKIVNLIGEEKTKKFYEKYLENGITKQDIDSLAKWGFNSVRLPMHYNLYTLPVEQETVKGENTWLEKGFTMTDNLLKWCTENKIYLILDLHAAPGGQGKDANISDYDDTKPSLWESEQNRNKMIAFWKKIAERYKDNQWIGGYDIINEPNWNFTGTNKNGCDEKLNKPLRELQIEITKAIREVDNNHLIIIEGNCWGNNYDGIFPLWDNNIALSFHKYWNYNDTASIQKMLDYRKEYNVPIWLGESGENSNVWFTQAIELMEKNNIGWAFWPMKKIDNIAGITSVSITEDYKKILDYWETGKKGPDSDFAFKTLMKIAENYKMNNLTIRRDVLDAMFRQVYSDKTKPFVSMTAPGIIQAVNYDLGKLGFAYYDTDSANLWVSTNEHSKWNSGNTYRNDAVDISLKNNNYAVTDIKKNEWLQYTFNVKASGEFKIYINYSNTSESCKVHLEDSKGVKLSKTIALQSTNQKNVINSIDIASLKFTSGLNTIRVVFEEGNLDFYSLTIK; this is encoded by the coding sequence ATGTTTTCAAGTTGTTTTCATTATTTAAATTCGAAGTTGAATTGGTTGCTGTTAATAATCTTAACAGCAACTACAACTTCATTTTCTCAAGGGTTTCTTCATCAAGAGCAACAAAAAATTGTGAATGGAAATGGAGATAATATTATACTTCGTGGACTTGGTTTAGGCGGTTGGATGGTTCAGGAAGGATACATGTTGAAAACCGATGGTTTTGCTGGACCTCAAACTAAGATTAGAGAAAAAATTGTCAATCTCATTGGTGAAGAAAAAACAAAAAAATTCTATGAAAAATACCTTGAAAATGGTATAACCAAACAGGATATTGATTCACTCGCTAAATGGGGTTTTAATTCCGTTAGGCTTCCAATGCATTATAATTTATATACTTTACCTGTAGAACAAGAAACAGTCAAAGGAGAAAACACTTGGCTTGAAAAAGGTTTTACAATGACTGATAATTTATTGAAATGGTGCACTGAAAATAAAATCTATTTAATTCTTGATTTGCATGCAGCACCTGGCGGACAAGGTAAAGACGCTAATATTTCTGATTATGATGATACCAAACCATCTTTATGGGAAAGCGAACAAAACAGAAATAAAATGATTGCTTTTTGGAAAAAAATTGCCGAGCGATATAAAGATAATCAATGGATTGGTGGATATGACATCATAAATGAACCCAATTGGAATTTCACGGGTACAAATAAAAATGGTTGTGACGAAAAACTCAATAAGCCACTAAGAGAACTTCAAATTGAAATTACTAAAGCCATTCGAGAAGTAGACAATAATCATTTGATAATAATTGAAGGAAATTGTTGGGGAAATAATTACGACGGAATCTTTCCTCTTTGGGATAACAACATAGCACTTAGTTTTCATAAGTATTGGAACTATAATGACACTGCTTCAATTCAAAAAATGCTTGACTATAGAAAAGAATATAATGTTCCAATATGGCTTGGAGAAAGTGGCGAAAATTCAAATGTATGGTTTACTCAGGCAATTGAATTAATGGAAAAGAATAATATTGGATGGGCATTTTGGCCAATGAAGAAGATTGATAATATCGCAGGTATAACATCAGTTTCTATAACTGAAGATTATAAAAAAATACTCGATTATTGGGAAACAGGTAAAAAAGGACCAGATTCTGATTTTGCATTTAAAACATTAATGAAAATCGCTGAAAATTATAAAATGAATAATCTGACTATAAGACGTGATGTTCTTGATGCAATGTTTAGACAAGTTTATTCAGATAAAACGAAACCCTTCGTCAGTATGACAGCACCCGGAATAATTCAAGCTGTAAATTATGATTTAGGCAAATTAGGATTTGCCTATTATGATACAGATTCGGCAAATTTATGGGTTTCAACAAATGAACATTCCAAATGGAACTCTGGAAACACATATAGAAACGATGCAGTTGATATAAGTTTAAAGAATAATAATTATGCAGTAACTGACATCAAAAAGAATGAATGGTTACAATATACTTTTAATGTTAAGGCAAGTGGCGAATTTAAGATTTATATTAATTATTCAAACACCTCAGAATCTTGTAAAGTACATTTAGAAGATTCAAAAGGAGTTAAATTATCTAAAACTATTGCCTTGCAATCAACCAATCAAAAGAATGTAATAAACTCAATAGATATTGCTTCTTTAAAATTTACAAGTGGCTTAAATACTATTAGGGTTGTATTTGAAGAAGGTAATCTAGATTTTTATTCATTAACTATTAAATAA
- the bglX gene encoding beta-glucosidase BglX, translated as MKNIKISIIVSVFIGLNVFSQQQKTIDERVDDLLKKMTLEEKIGQLNQYTNDANLTGPLVIKPNKQEEIKKGLLGSMLNVMGVERTRKYQELALQSRLKIPLLFGLDVIHGYKTTFPIPLAEAASWDLEAIEKSARVAAEEASASGIHWTFAPMVDISRDPRWGRVMEGAGEDTYLGSKIAIARVKGFQGNKLGELNSVMACAKHFAAYGAAVGGRDYNSVDMSDRMLWETYLPPFKAAVDAGAATFMNSFNDLNGIPATGNKYLQRDILKGKWNFNGFVVSDWGSIGEMIDHGFAKDSKDAALKAIIAGSDMDMESNAYRNNLKQLVEEKKVSVELIDDAVRRILRKKFELGLFENPFRYSDSERQKKQLNNPEHTKAAREVASKSIVLLKNENGILPLSKNVKTIGFIGPMVKLKRANHGFWAVELKEIDSSYIVSQWEGMLNKIGRNTKLLYAKGCGILDNDKSGFKEALEIANQSDVVVVSIGERHDMSGEAKSRSSINIPGVQEDLIKELQKTGKPIVVLINAGRPLVFNWIADNMPTIVYTWWLGSEAGNAIADVIFGDYNPSGKLPMTFPRTEGQIPIYYNHYNTGRPIKNDNDIVYKSGYIDITNSPKFPFGYGLSYTNFDYSNLKLSKTKITNKESIQVTMDIKNSGKFDGEEVVQLYIRDRFGSVVRPVKELKDFQKINLKAGETKTLTFIIDNQKLSFYNEKLEFGSESGEFDLMIGSSSDDIRLKDTFELID; from the coding sequence ATGAAAAATATTAAAATTTCAATTATAGTGTCAGTTTTTATTGGGTTAAATGTTTTTTCGCAACAACAAAAAACAATTGATGAAAGGGTTGATGATTTATTAAAAAAAATGACCTTAGAAGAAAAAATAGGCCAACTTAACCAATATACTAATGATGCCAATCTTACAGGTCCATTAGTTATTAAACCAAATAAACAAGAAGAAATAAAAAAAGGATTGTTAGGTTCGATGCTTAATGTTATGGGAGTAGAAAGAACTCGAAAATACCAAGAGTTAGCATTGCAATCAAGATTAAAAATTCCATTATTATTTGGTTTAGATGTAATTCATGGATATAAAACTACATTTCCAATTCCATTGGCTGAAGCGGCAAGTTGGGATTTAGAAGCTATTGAAAAATCAGCCAGAGTAGCAGCTGAAGAAGCATCTGCATCAGGAATTCATTGGACTTTTGCTCCAATGGTTGATATTTCTAGAGATCCAAGATGGGGAAGAGTTATGGAAGGAGCAGGTGAGGATACTTATCTTGGTTCAAAAATTGCTATTGCACGAGTAAAAGGATTTCAAGGAAATAAACTTGGCGAACTTAATTCGGTAATGGCTTGTGCTAAACATTTTGCTGCCTATGGAGCTGCAGTTGGAGGTCGCGATTATAACTCAGTTGATATGAGCGACAGAATGCTTTGGGAAACTTATCTTCCTCCTTTTAAAGCAGCGGTAGATGCTGGTGCTGCAACGTTTATGAATTCTTTTAATGATTTAAATGGTATTCCTGCTACTGGTAATAAGTATCTACAAAGAGATATTCTAAAAGGAAAATGGAATTTTAATGGATTTGTAGTTTCAGATTGGGGTTCAATTGGCGAAATGATAGATCATGGTTTTGCAAAAGATTCAAAAGATGCTGCTTTAAAAGCTATTATTGCAGGAAGCGATATGGATATGGAAAGCAATGCCTATAGAAATAATTTAAAACAATTAGTTGAAGAAAAAAAGGTGTCAGTTGAGCTAATTGACGATGCTGTTCGAAGAATACTTCGTAAAAAATTTGAATTAGGTCTTTTCGAAAACCCATTTCGTTATAGTGATTCTGAAAGACAGAAAAAGCAATTGAATAATCCTGAACATACAAAAGCAGCTAGAGAAGTTGCATCTAAAAGTATTGTTTTACTAAAAAACGAAAATGGAATTTTACCACTTTCTAAAAACGTAAAGACTATTGGTTTTATTGGTCCAATGGTTAAACTGAAAAGAGCAAATCATGGTTTTTGGGCAGTAGAATTAAAAGAAATAGATTCATCCTATATTGTTTCTCAATGGGAAGGAATGTTAAATAAAATAGGCAGAAATACTAAACTGCTTTATGCAAAAGGCTGCGGAATACTGGATAATGATAAATCGGGTTTTAAAGAAGCTTTAGAGATAGCAAACCAATCTGATGTTGTAGTTGTTAGTATCGGTGAAAGACATGATATGAGTGGAGAAGCAAAAAGCAGAAGTTCAATTAATATTCCAGGCGTTCAAGAAGATTTGATTAAAGAACTTCAAAAAACAGGTAAACCAATTGTAGTGTTAATAAATGCCGGTCGACCATTAGTATTCAATTGGATTGCAGATAATATGCCTACAATAGTTTATACATGGTGGTTAGGTTCCGAAGCTGGAAATGCAATTGCTGATGTTATTTTCGGGGATTATAATCCATCAGGAAAGTTGCCAATGACTTTTCCAAGAACCGAAGGACAAATTCCTATTTATTATAATCATTACAACACCGGAAGACCTATAAAGAATGATAATGATATTGTTTATAAATCAGGTTATATTGATATAACTAATTCTCCTAAATTTCCTTTTGGCTACGGACTTAGTTATACAAACTTTGATTATAGTAATTTAAAATTGTCAAAAACAAAAATAACGAATAAGGAATCGATTCAAGTAACAATGGATATTAAAAATTCAGGTAAATTTGATGGTGAAGAAGTAGTTCAGTTATATATTAGAGACAGATTTGGTTCAGTAGTTAGACCAGTTAAAGAATTAAAAGATTTTCAAAAAATAAATTTGAAAGCGGGTGAAACCAAAACCTTAACTTTCATCATTGATAATCAAAAGCTTTCTTTTTACAACGAAAAGTTGGAATTTGGTTCTGAATCGGGAGAGTTTGATTTAATGATTGGTTCATCATCTGATGATATAAGATTAAAAGACACATTTGAATTAATAGATTAA
- a CDS encoding glycoside hydrolase family 16 protein translates to MKRILFLMMLLSSFCFSQNSKLKLVWEENFNGDKLDEKVWNFELGNGCPNNCGWGNNESQIYTNKNHFLKDGNLVIQIKKENDIYTSTRITTANKKEFKYGRIEARAKIPTGKGIWPAFWMLGSNIKTVGWPKCGEIDILEYVGREPQMVYTSLHTENSHGNTINSKKTKIPNIENGFHLYAIDWNKDKIDFFVDNVLVYTFQPNDKTEDVYPFNQPFYFIVNVAVGGNFGGLEIDDSIFPQEYLIDYIKVYQ, encoded by the coding sequence ATGAAAAGAATACTTTTTTTAATGATGCTTCTTTCAAGTTTTTGTTTTTCACAAAATTCAAAACTTAAGTTGGTTTGGGAAGAAAACTTTAACGGTGATAAACTTGACGAAAAAGTTTGGAATTTTGAATTAGGAAATGGTTGTCCAAATAATTGTGGATGGGGAAATAATGAAAGTCAAATTTATACCAATAAAAATCATTTCCTTAAAGATGGAAATTTGGTAATTCAAATCAAAAAAGAAAACGATATTTATACTTCCACTAGAATTACAACTGCAAATAAAAAAGAATTCAAATACGGCAGAATAGAAGCTAGAGCTAAAATACCAACAGGAAAGGGAATTTGGCCTGCTTTTTGGATGCTAGGTTCAAATATAAAAACTGTTGGCTGGCCAAAATGTGGTGAAATTGATATTTTAGAATATGTTGGCAGAGAACCACAAATGGTTTATACATCGCTTCATACTGAAAATAGTCATGGTAACACAATAAATTCAAAAAAAACAAAAATACCTAACATAGAAAATGGTTTTCATTTATATGCAATTGATTGGAATAAAGATAAAATTGACTTTTTTGTTGACAATGTTTTAGTATACACTTTTCAACCTAATGATAAGACTGAAGATGTTTATCCATTCAATCAACCGTTCTATTTTATTGTAAATGTTGCAGTTGGAGGAAATTTTGGTGGATTAGAGATTGATGATTCAATTTTCCCACAAGAATACCTTATTGATTATATCAAGGTTTACCAATAA
- a CDS encoding RNA polymerase sigma factor, which produces MAKTQISDALLINMYISGDESALEILVKRHQSKLYGFIYSKVNDRDIADDFFQETFIRVINTLKTKKFYDEKGKFLPWVMRIANNLIVDDYRKNQKIYMHRDTEEYSVFAFIKDDSVTIESIYEKEGVAIEIKNLINNLPDDQREVLVMRYFHDLSFKEISELTNVSLNTSLGRMRYAISNLKKLAKKNQINLSF; this is translated from the coding sequence ATGGCTAAAACGCAAATTTCTGACGCTTTACTTATCAATATGTACATTTCAGGTGATGAAAGTGCATTAGAGATTCTTGTCAAAAGACATCAATCAAAACTTTATGGTTTTATTTACTCTAAAGTAAATGATAGAGATATTGCTGACGATTTCTTTCAAGAAACTTTTATTAGAGTAATAAACACTTTAAAAACTAAAAAATTCTATGATGAAAAAGGTAAATTTTTACCTTGGGTTATGCGTATTGCCAATAATTTAATTGTTGATGATTATCGTAAAAACCAAAAAATTTACATGCATCGTGATACCGAAGAGTACTCTGTTTTTGCATTCATAAAAGATGATTCAGTTACTATTGAAAGCATTTATGAAAAAGAAGGAGTAGCAATTGAAATAAAAAATCTAATCAATAATCTTCCAGATGACCAGCGTGAAGTATTGGTTATGCGCTACTTTCATGATTTAAGTTTCAAAGAAATTTCCGAATTAACAAACGTGAGTTTAAACACTTCATTAGGAAGAATGCGTTATGCAATTAGCAACTTAAAAAAATTAGCAAAAAAAAATCAAATTAATTTATCATTTTAG
- a CDS encoding endonuclease III domain-containing protein codes for MTKQERVTFVINTLKELYPEIPVPLDHKDAYTLLIAVLLSAQCTDVRVNQITPILFAKADNPFDMVKLSVEEIKEIIRPCGLSPMKSKGIYGLSQILIEKYNGDVPQSFEALEELPAVGHKTASVVMSQAFGVPAFPVDTHIHRLMYRWNLSNGKNVTQTEKDAKAIFPRELWNELHLQIIWYGREYSPARGWDLEKDIITKTIGRKSVLNEYYKKTSR; via the coding sequence ATGACCAAACAAGAACGAGTAACATTTGTTATAAATACGTTAAAAGAACTATATCCTGAAATTCCTGTCCCGTTAGACCATAAAGATGCTTATACTTTATTGATTGCTGTTCTACTTTCTGCACAATGTACTGACGTTCGTGTAAATCAAATTACTCCTATCCTTTTTGCAAAAGCCGACAACCCGTTTGATATGGTAAAATTGAGTGTTGAAGAAATTAAAGAAATTATTCGTCCGTGTGGTTTATCACCAATGAAGTCAAAAGGAATTTATGGTTTATCACAAATACTAATCGAAAAATATAATGGCGATGTGCCACAAAGCTTTGAGGCACTGGAAGAACTTCCTGCGGTTGGTCATAAAACGGCAAGTGTAGTTATGAGTCAGGCTTTTGGAGTTCCTGCTTTTCCGGTTGATACGCACATTCACCGTTTGATGTATCGTTGGAATTTATCGAATGGAAAAAACGTTACTCAAACAGAGAAAGATGCAAAGGCAATTTTTCCCAGAGAATTATGGAATGAGTTGCATCTTCAAATCATTTGGTACGGTAGAGAGTATTCTCCAGCACGAGGTTGGGATTTAGAGAAAGATATAATTACCAAAACAATTGGACGGAAATCTGTTTTGAATGAATACTATAAAAAAACATCCCGATAA
- the bcp gene encoding thioredoxin-dependent thiol peroxidase, translating into MTTLQKGDKAPNFSGKDQDGNLHSLADYKGKKLVVFFYPKANTPGCTTEACDLRDNFERFKANNYALLGVSADSAKAQGKFKDKYNFPFPLLADEEKSVIQAFGVWGPKKFMGREYDGIHRTTFVIDENGIIDEVITEVKTKEHASQILK; encoded by the coding sequence ATGACAACATTACAAAAAGGCGATAAAGCACCTAATTTTTCAGGAAAAGATCAAGATGGAAATTTACATTCATTAGCTGATTATAAAGGAAAGAAATTAGTAGTTTTCTTTTATCCAAAAGCAAATACTCCAGGTTGTACAACTGAAGCTTGTGATTTAAGAGATAATTTTGAGCGTTTTAAAGCCAATAACTATGCATTATTAGGTGTAAGTGCCGATAGTGCAAAAGCACAAGGAAAATTCAAAGACAAATATAATTTCCCGTTTCCTTTATTAGCTGATGAAGAAAAATCAGTAATACAAGCCTTTGGAGTTTGGGGACCAAAAAAGTTCATGGGAAGAGAATATGACGGAATACACCGAACAACTTTTGTAATTGATGAAAACGGAATTATTGATGAAGTCATTACCGAAGTAAAAACAAAAGAACATGCATCTCAAATATTGAAGTAA
- a CDS encoding TonB-dependent receptor, with the protein MDNYITDIKLKGDKAIEQIPAIKDKALRINLNENIYGTFAEIGAGQETVRHFFRAGGSSGTIAKAMSAYDKDFSDAIYGIEADGRYVTESRLKKMLSHEVQLIEQRLKRDKHPNKMFFSYANTVATIDFAKQFKGHGWVGIRYQVEAEEEYNEITLHIRFKETDAKLQQETLGILGVNLIYGAFYKHNDPKKLLRYLYDHISKEQIEIDTINFSGPRFENVDNRLMSLQLVKNGMTDAVMFGPDGNNILPASILYKKNILALRGSFRPVTQVNMDMYEKSLKMFYDENKVEKDNTLVIFEITLSNLRSEGEIDERDFMDRAELLCSLGQTVMISNFQEYYKVVEYFSSYTKARMGLAMGVNNLVDIFDEKYYRHLSGGILEAFGKLFYRDLKVFLYPMEDENGEIITSQNLKVHPRMKELYKFFAYNGKVVDITGFDKEHLKIFSREVLKMIGDGKPGWEKLLPKGIAEIIKQQKLFGYDPNQVLEEAK; encoded by the coding sequence ATGGATAATTACATTACGGATATTAAGTTAAAAGGTGATAAAGCCATTGAGCAAATTCCCGCTATCAAAGATAAAGCTTTACGTATTAACTTAAATGAAAACATTTATGGAACTTTTGCCGAAATTGGTGCTGGACAGGAAACTGTTAGACATTTTTTCCGCGCAGGTGGTTCATCTGGTACAATTGCAAAAGCTATGTCTGCCTATGACAAAGACTTTAGTGATGCCATTTATGGTATTGAAGCTGATGGTAGATATGTAACTGAAAGTAGATTAAAGAAAATGTTGTCGCACGAAGTTCAATTAATTGAACAACGTTTAAAAAGAGACAAACATCCTAATAAAATGTTTTTTAGTTATGCTAATACTGTTGCTACTATAGATTTTGCAAAACAATTTAAAGGTCATGGTTGGGTTGGAATTCGTTATCAAGTAGAAGCTGAAGAAGAATACAACGAAATTACGTTACACATTCGTTTTAAAGAAACTGATGCTAAGCTTCAACAAGAAACACTTGGAATATTAGGTGTTAACTTAATTTATGGTGCTTTTTATAAACACAACGATCCAAAAAAATTACTTCGTTATCTATATGACCATATCAGTAAAGAACAAATTGAGATTGATACTATAAACTTTTCTGGACCACGATTTGAAAATGTAGACAATCGATTGATGAGTTTGCAATTGGTTAAAAATGGAATGACTGATGCCGTGATGTTTGGTCCTGATGGAAACAACATTTTACCTGCATCTATTTTATATAAAAAAAATATCCTTGCGCTTAGAGGAAGTTTCAGACCTGTAACTCAAGTAAATATGGACATGTATGAGAAATCATTAAAAATGTTCTATGATGAAAACAAGGTTGAAAAAGACAATACTCTTGTAATTTTTGAAATTACACTTTCAAATCTACGCTCAGAAGGTGAAATTGATGAAAGAGATTTTATGGACCGAGCTGAACTTCTATGTTCATTAGGTCAAACTGTTATGATTTCAAATTTCCAAGAATATTATAAAGTTGTTGAATACTTCTCGAGTTATACCAAAGCGAGAATGGGATTGGCAATGGGTGTAAATAACCTAGTAGATATTTTTGACGAAAAATACTATCGCCATTTAAGTGGTGGAATTTTGGAAGCGTTTGGTAAATTATTCTATCGTGACTTGAAAGTATTTTTATATCCTATGGAAGATGAAAATGGAGAAATTATTACTTCTCAAAACTTGAAAGTTCACCCACGAATGAAAGAATTGTATAAATTCTTTGCCTACAATGGAAAAGTAGTTGACATCACTGGATTTGATAAAGAACACTTAAAAATATTCTCGAGAGAAGTTTTAAAAATGATTGGAGACGGAAAACCTGGATGGGAAAAATTATTACCAAAAGGTATTGCCGAAATCATCAAACAACAAAAGCTGTTTGGTTATGATCCAAACCAAGTTCTTGAAGAAGCTAAATAA
- a CDS encoding MBL fold metallo-hydrolase, with amino-acid sequence MKIYFLGTGTSQGIPVVGSNHSVCQSTDLKDKRLRVSVWVTWENNSIVIDCGPDFRQQMLTSGCLQLDAILFTHEHADHTAGLDDIRPFFFKQKSAIPVYAHQRVLESLSKRFDYIFDNENKYPGAPSVTTIEVKNNFPFSINDTEIIPINANHGSIQVFGYRIKDFTYLTDVKSIEKEEIEKIKGTKILVINALREEEHSTHFNLQDALNFIHLVQPESAYLTHISHLLGFHEEVQKKLPKNVFLAYDNLEITI; translated from the coding sequence ATGAAAATTTATTTTCTTGGAACCGGAACCTCACAAGGAATACCTGTTGTTGGTAGTAATCATTCTGTTTGCCAAAGCACTGATTTAAAAGATAAAAGACTAAGAGTTTCTGTTTGGGTTACTTGGGAAAATAATTCGATTGTTATTGATTGTGGTCCCGATTTTAGACAACAGATGTTAACTTCGGGTTGTTTGCAATTGGATGCTATTTTGTTTACTCATGAACACGCCGACCATACTGCGGGTTTGGATGATATCAGACCATTTTTCTTTAAGCAAAAATCGGCTATACCAGTTTACGCTCATCAAAGAGTTTTAGAAAGTTTATCAAAGCGATTTGATTATATTTTTGATAATGAAAACAAATATCCTGGCGCACCAAGTGTTACTACTATTGAAGTAAAAAATAATTTTCCTTTTTCAATCAATGATACAGAGATAATTCCAATCAATGCCAATCATGGTTCGATACAGGTTTTTGGTTACCGCATAAAAGATTTCACTTATTTAACAGATGTAAAAAGTATTGAAAAAGAAGAAATCGAGAAAATAAAAGGAACAAAAATATTGGTAATTAACGCATTGAGAGAAGAAGAACATTCAACACATTTTAATTTGCAAGATGCCTTAAATTTTATACATTTGGTTCAGCCAGAAAGCGCCTATTTAACACATATTAGTCATTTATTAGGATTTCATGAAGAAGTACAAAAGAAATTACCAAAAAATGTGTTTTTAGCTTATGATAATTTAGAAATTACCATTTAA